The Geothrix sp. DNA segment GCGCAGCCTGCACGCCAAGCTCTTCGTCCTGCTGGGCCTCGTCACCAGCGTGCTCACCGTGGCCGTGGCCTACTCCATCGTCCGCAACAGCCGGCGGGAGCTGGAGACCTACTCGCGCAACCTCGTGATCGAGGCGGCCGGCACCGTCGAGACGGACATCATCGAACGCGACCCCACCTTCAAGGATCCCGACAAGCTGGACCAGCTGCTGTCCAGCATCGCCGGACCCGACCGCAGCATCTTCCAGATCGACGTCTTCAGGCGCGTGGGCCGGGGCAACGAGGTGGACCTGGTGCGCTCCTCCGGCGAGGAGAGCACGGTGGACTGGGGTCCCGAGATCGGGTCGTACCTCACCCTGCCCAAGGCCCAGGCCGAGCTGGTGGACCTCAACACCGGGCGCCAGGCCTGGAAGGTCTACCTGCCCATCCGCCCCCACAAGCCCGGCCAGCCGCCCATCGGCCTCATCCGCGCCTACTGCGACCTGGAGCGCTGGGAGGTGGTCTGGGACAACAACCTCAAGCGGACCCTGCGCACCCTGCCCGGCGTGCTCCTCGGCGAGTTCATCCTGCTGTGGCTCATCCTGCGGGTGCTCATCAGCGATCCCATCGAGGGCTTGGTGCTCACCATGCAGCGCCTCGAGCAGGGTGAGTCCAGCGCCCGGGCCCCGGTGCGCCGCAGCGACGAACTGGGCCTCATCGCCGCCCGCTTCAACGACATGGCCGCCCAGATCCAGCGGGCCGGGGAGGACCGCGAGGCCCTCATCCGCGAGATCCGCGGGCTCAACGCCAACCTGCAGGATCGCATCGATGCCGCCCTCTCCGAGCTGCAGGCCAAGAACGACGAGCTGGCCGCCCTGGTGGAGCGCAACGCCCTCCTCCGCGAGGAACTCGGCACCCAGGAGCGCCTGGCGGTGGCCGGCCAGCTGACCGCCACCTTCGCCCATGAGGTGGGCACGCCCCTCAACCTCGTGACGGGCCACCTCCAGCTGCTGGAGAGCCAGAAGGACCTGCCGGACAAGACCCGCGAGCGCCTGGGTGTCATCGGCGGCCAGATCCAGCGGGT contains these protein-coding regions:
- a CDS encoding sensor histidine kinase, with amino-acid sequence MSFWPVRLRPLAWLRSLHAKLFVLLGLVTSVLTVAVAYSIVRNSRRELETYSRNLVIEAAGTVETDIIERDPTFKDPDKLDQLLSSIAGPDRSIFQIDVFRRVGRGNEVDLVRSSGEESTVDWGPEIGSYLTLPKAQAELVDLNTGRQAWKVYLPIRPHKPGQPPIGLIRAYCDLERWEVVWDNNLKRTLRTLPGVLLGEFILLWLILRVLISDPIEGLVLTMQRLEQGESSARAPVRRSDELGLIAARFNDMAAQIQRAGEDREALIREIRGLNANLQDRIDAALSELQAKNDELAALVERNALLREELGTQERLAVAGQLTATFAHEVGTPLNLVTGHLQLLESQKDLPDKTRERLGVIGGQIQRVGDIVRRLLDLTRRPQLHKKPLLFESLLGDLEQLWSPTLAAHGVTVTALAPPDCCLDVDRKQMEQLFINLMNNAVDAMPEGGQVELKAQPAEESTPGGLWWELHFHDSGQGIPAELLGQVFRPMFTTKPEGKGTGLGLSICREIVRNHGGEIRIESTEGKGTCVVFTLPGALV